One Streptomyces sp. CNQ-509 DNA window includes the following coding sequences:
- a CDS encoding four-carbon acid sugar kinase family protein: MTYEVAIVADDLTGAGDTAVQFAGAGWPTLLRLGGDRPGDTESGGDVAVVAITTDSRARPPAGAADLVREATTGLLRRGVTHLFKKVDSTVRGPVRAEIDAMLDVLSPGTVALVCPAFPAVGRTVVDGVLLVGGRPVGETAVGRDPVTPVTVSHLPTLLDAPLVRLDPRGAPAAWAAEVRAAGSRIVVLDAADDADLDRIARTIADLGERALAVGSAGLAGPLAARWRREARAPGAAPEDRAGSVPARDPAGTALVVVTSLHDASRAQAEALAAHSAEHLRPTARDLTEDDAWAGFLDRVRTAAAGRPDTLLLSTPDRGATAVDPELVARRVSDAAAHAVAAGSVAGLVATGGDGARAVLARLGGTGIRLYDTVEPGVPVGVVVGGPAAGLPVATKAGGFGSPDVLIKAAQAVRTERSHR, translated from the coding sequence ATGACGTACGAGGTGGCGATCGTCGCCGACGACCTCACCGGCGCCGGCGACACCGCCGTGCAGTTCGCCGGGGCGGGCTGGCCCACCCTGCTGCGGCTGGGCGGGGACCGGCCCGGGGACACCGAAAGCGGCGGTGACGTCGCCGTCGTGGCGATCACCACGGACTCCCGCGCCCGGCCGCCCGCCGGGGCGGCGGACCTCGTACGCGAAGCGACCACCGGGCTGCTGCGCCGCGGCGTGACCCACCTCTTCAAGAAGGTCGACTCGACGGTGCGCGGGCCGGTCCGCGCCGAGATCGACGCCATGCTCGACGTGCTCTCCCCCGGCACCGTCGCGCTCGTGTGCCCCGCCTTCCCTGCCGTGGGCCGCACCGTCGTGGACGGCGTCCTGCTGGTCGGGGGACGCCCGGTCGGCGAGACCGCGGTGGGCCGGGACCCGGTGACGCCCGTGACGGTCAGCCATCTGCCGACGCTGCTGGACGCGCCGCTCGTACGCCTCGATCCGCGGGGCGCACCCGCCGCCTGGGCCGCGGAGGTCCGCGCGGCGGGCAGCCGGATCGTCGTGCTCGACGCCGCGGACGACGCGGACCTGGACCGGATCGCGCGGACCATCGCGGACCTCGGCGAGCGGGCGCTGGCCGTCGGCTCCGCGGGCCTGGCGGGCCCGCTGGCCGCCCGGTGGCGGCGGGAGGCGCGGGCGCCCGGCGCCGCGCCGGAGGACCGCGCGGGCTCCGTGCCCGCCAGGGATCCCGCGGGCACCGCCCTCGTGGTCGTGACCAGCCTGCACGACGCCTCCCGCGCGCAGGCCGAAGCCCTCGCCGCGCACTCCGCGGAGCACCTGCGGCCCACCGCCCGGGACCTCACCGAGGACGACGCGTGGGCCGGGTTCCTCGACCGGGTGCGGACAGCCGCGGCCGGCCGTCCGGACACGCTGCTGCTGAGCACCCCGGACCGGGGCGCCACGGCCGTCGACCCGGAACTGGTCGCCCGCCGGGTCTCGGACGCCGCCGCGCACGCGGTGGCCGCCGGCTCGGTCGCCGGCCTCGTCGCCACCGGAGGCGACGGCGCCCGCGCGGTCCTGGCGCGCCTCGGCGGGACCGGGATCAGGCTGTACGACACCGTCGAGCCGGGCGTGCCGGTCGGCGTCGTCGTCGGCGGCCCGGCCGCCGGGCTGCCCGTGGCCACCAAGGCCGGGGGCTTCGGCAGCCCCGACGTACTGATCAAGGCCGCGCAAGCGGTGCGAACGGAGAGGAGTCACCGGTGA
- a CDS encoding 2-keto-3-deoxygluconate permease codes for MSGPEKSRVPLFATMQRIPGGLMLIPLILGAVFGTFAPGALGIGSFTTALFQDSALPLIALLIFATGTQVSLRTGGPILAHAGTVLLMKSLIPATLVVLLGLGVGLDGLLGVSLLALLASMDNSNGGLWLAFSGQYGDERDRGAYVASAVNDGPFLTLLFLGASGLGDIPFLALLGAIVPFLLGVLVGNVDAEWRKVVQPVPNIVIPFFAFSLGTGIDLGDIVTGGVTGLLLGLVIAPFTGCLVYLGYRYILRRGTMSGLGFAAGTTAGNAIATPAVVAAADPRFEEYVGTATAQVAASALVTAIVAPLLAAYMLKRKGALRQGGVPDEPADAAGASVTAVAADADTTAGGLADRPEQEQRA; via the coding sequence GTGAGCGGTCCAGAGAAGTCCAGGGTCCCCCTGTTCGCCACCATGCAGCGCATACCTGGCGGACTGATGCTGATCCCGCTGATCCTCGGCGCGGTCTTCGGCACCTTCGCCCCCGGGGCCCTCGGGATCGGCAGCTTCACCACCGCGCTCTTCCAGGACAGCGCGCTGCCCCTCATCGCCCTTCTGATCTTCGCGACGGGTACCCAGGTCTCCCTCCGCACCGGCGGCCCGATCCTCGCCCACGCGGGCACGGTGCTGCTGATGAAGAGCCTGATCCCGGCCACGCTGGTGGTGCTGCTCGGGCTCGGCGTCGGCCTCGACGGGCTGCTGGGCGTCTCGCTGCTCGCCCTGCTCGCCTCGATGGACAACAGCAACGGCGGCCTGTGGCTCGCCTTCTCCGGGCAGTACGGCGACGAGCGGGACCGCGGCGCGTACGTGGCGAGCGCCGTCAACGACGGGCCCTTCCTCACGCTCCTCTTCCTCGGCGCCTCCGGCCTCGGCGACATCCCGTTCCTCGCCCTGCTCGGCGCGATCGTCCCGTTCCTGCTGGGCGTGCTGGTGGGCAACGTCGACGCCGAGTGGCGCAAGGTCGTCCAGCCGGTGCCGAACATCGTGATCCCGTTCTTCGCGTTCTCCCTCGGCACCGGCATCGACCTCGGCGACATCGTCACCGGCGGCGTGACCGGCCTGCTCCTCGGCCTGGTCATCGCGCCGTTCACCGGCTGCCTGGTCTACCTCGGCTACCGGTACATCCTGCGCCGCGGCACCATGTCCGGCCTCGGCTTCGCCGCCGGCACCACCGCGGGCAACGCCATCGCCACCCCCGCCGTCGTGGCCGCCGCGGACCCCCGGTTCGAGGAGTACGTCGGCACCGCCACGGCACAGGTCGCGGCGTCAGCCCTGGTCACGGCGATCGTCGCGCCGCTGCTCGCGGCGTACATGCTGAAGCGGAAGGGCGCCCTGCGGCAGGGTGGCGTCCCGGACGAGCCGGCGGACGCAGCCGGGGCGTCCGTGACGGCCGTCGCAGCAGACGCGGACACCACCGCGGGGGGCCTCGCGGACCGCCCGGAGCAGGAGCAGCGCGCATGA
- a CDS encoding kelch repeat-containing protein — MVPRARTPRAAPGGSAPRRARCRWRTAGRRLSSAELFDPATGEWTPAAPMADSRSAHPLGPLQDGRVPAAGGRRSIGRGRGIVLRAERPGARRRDANRQPGRRPRGTPGDAAGRRHRARHGRHGPLGPRHRRPARTN; from the coding sequence GTGGTTCCCCGCGCACGAACTCCCCGCGCCGCGCCGGGTGGTTCGGCCCCACGGAGGGCGCGGTGCCGCTGGCGGACGGCGGGGCGCAGGCTGTCCTCTGCCGAACTCTTCGACCCGGCCACCGGCGAGTGGACCCCCGCCGCGCCCATGGCCGACTCCCGTAGCGCCCATCCCCTGGGGCCGCTCCAGGACGGCCGGGTGCCCGCCGCCGGCGGCCGGCGGAGCATCGGCCGCGGCCGGGGCATCGTTCTGCGAGCTGAACGACCCGGCGCCCGACGCCGGGACGCAAACCGCCAGCCTGGCCGCCGCCCGCGCGGGACACCAGGCGACGCCGCTGGCCGTCGGCACCGTGCTCGCCACGGGCGGCACGGTCCGCTCGGGCCGCGCCACCGGCGCCCGGCGCGGACGAACTGA
- a CDS encoding SDR family NAD(P)-dependent oxidoreductase, with translation MTGLLLRDKNAVIYGGGGAIGGAIARVFAREGARVFIAGRTQAKLDAVARDITAAGGTVRAAKVDVLDEQAVEKHADEIAATVGGIDIALNAVSVMHDQGTLLADLSLEEFMRPVDGFLRTLFITSKAVARHMGHERPGVILTLSEPGSKLAVGGILGHSVSAAGKEAFSRVLAAELAPSNIRVICIRPHAVVDAPEAGSYTKELFEQTAAAAGQSVQELLEDGAMAQMTLLKRLPTLSEIAETAAFLASDRAGAMTGAIANLSAGALVD, from the coding sequence ATGACCGGACTGCTGCTTCGCGACAAGAACGCTGTGATCTACGGAGGCGGGGGCGCCATCGGCGGCGCCATCGCACGGGTATTCGCCCGGGAAGGCGCGAGAGTCTTCATCGCCGGGCGGACGCAGGCGAAGCTCGACGCCGTGGCGCGTGACATCACCGCCGCGGGCGGAACAGTCAGGGCCGCGAAGGTCGACGTTCTCGATGAACAGGCGGTCGAAAAGCACGCCGATGAGATCGCAGCGACGGTCGGCGGCATCGACATCGCCCTCAACGCCGTGAGCGTCATGCATGACCAGGGGACCTTGCTGGCGGACCTCTCGCTGGAGGAGTTCATGCGGCCGGTCGACGGCTTCCTGCGGACGCTCTTCATCACCAGCAAGGCCGTGGCACGGCACATGGGTCACGAGCGACCCGGTGTCATCCTGACGCTGTCCGAGCCGGGTTCCAAACTGGCTGTGGGCGGCATCTTGGGGCACAGCGTGAGCGCGGCTGGCAAGGAGGCTTTCTCGCGAGTTCTGGCCGCGGAGCTGGCACCCAGCAACATCCGGGTGATCTGCATCCGTCCACACGCTGTCGTCGATGCGCCGGAGGCGGGTTCCTACACCAAGGAGCTCTTCGAGCAAACCGCGGCAGCGGCCGGGCAGTCGGTCCAGGAACTGCTCGAAGACGGGGCGATGGCGCAGATGACGCTGCTCAAGAGGCTACCCACACTCTCCGAAATCGCCGAGACGGCCGCGTTCCTGGCTTCGGACCGAGCCGGAGCCATGACCGGTGCCATCGCCAATCTGTCCGCCGGCGCACTTGTCGACTGA
- a CDS encoding helix-turn-helix domain-containing protein: protein MTVAVDDELWSAIGDPIRRRLLDLLLAEGVGTPTSLSDRLPVTRQAVAKHLGVLDRAGLVHATPIGRERRYEVDEAQLARAVRQLNEVGKTWDARLNRIKRIAEQIQRQKHDRETRPRNTTDRQATAPLEDT from the coding sequence ATGACCGTCGCCGTCGACGACGAACTCTGGTCGGCGATCGGCGACCCGATCAGGCGCCGCCTGCTCGACCTGCTGCTCGCGGAAGGAGTCGGTACGCCGACCAGCCTGAGCGATCGCCTCCCGGTCACACGCCAAGCGGTCGCCAAGCACCTGGGCGTCCTCGATCGCGCCGGCCTCGTGCACGCGACGCCGATAGGCCGAGAGCGGCGCTACGAGGTCGACGAGGCGCAGCTCGCCCGCGCCGTCCGGCAACTGAACGAGGTCGGCAAGACCTGGGATGCGCGGCTGAACCGCATCAAGCGCATCGCGGAACAGATCCAGCGCCAGAAACACGACCGAGAAACACGACCGAGAAACACGACCGACCGACAGGCCACCGCACCTTTGGAGGACACATGA
- a CDS encoding SRPBCC domain-containing protein — MEFGKLEREIRIDAAPEIVFEVVSRPEHIKMWWSDDASFEPAPGAVGELVWGDRAAVQTITVVDVEPPHRFTFRWVAPDGQPADADNSLLVTFELEPSGDGTILRLTESGWREKGWEAAVLEDAFHDHERGWDLFLPRLRKYAPSAVTR; from the coding sequence GTGGAGTTCGGAAAGCTGGAGCGCGAGATCCGTATCGATGCGGCACCGGAGATCGTGTTCGAGGTGGTGAGCCGTCCCGAGCACATCAAGATGTGGTGGTCCGACGATGCGTCGTTCGAGCCCGCGCCGGGCGCGGTCGGCGAACTGGTGTGGGGCGACCGCGCTGCGGTTCAGACGATCACGGTGGTCGACGTGGAACCGCCCCACAGGTTCACGTTCCGCTGGGTCGCCCCTGATGGTCAGCCGGCCGATGCGGACAACTCTCTCCTGGTCACCTTCGAGCTGGAGCCCTCCGGCGACGGCACGATCCTGCGCCTGACCGAGAGCGGCTGGCGGGAGAAGGGCTGGGAAGCCGCTGTGCTCGAGGATGCCTTCCACGACCACGAGCGCGGCTGGGACCTGTTCCTGCCCAGGCTGCGGAAGTACGCCCCTTCCGCGGTGACGCGATGA
- a CDS encoding sensor histidine kinase gives MRVTESTHKAPRVRGEFEVIRDGLRLLGLRTRTTRRELFREAFALTPQPALPPDAPVVRGMPPAVRRVVVRLPHMAIVALALYLFGWGSGWYGMSDSEYYDEFGTHDPFAGTLEGGHIGLPVSLAAALPLLLVLFRPVGAWWLSLVVCFAIAATITSADDWPWGEATFVSHLVVLAIAALRRSVGTAVAMWLLTTLCGLVGSWLSLRSRDEVNAVQMAVASAVVIAVAVSVRGWTAASRRAEASGALTAQERSRRTRLEKRTSIAHELHDVVAHHMSVVAIQAEAAPYRVKNPPPELTASFATIRENAVAALAELRRVLGVVRTEDYGTPSAPQPTLADLDRLLGNVRDAGLAVEKTVTGARRELPQGVELSAYRIVQEALSNVLRHAPGAPAKVELSYVLGGLALRIVNEAPAGERPPSPGAGQGVAGMRERVAMLGGRMTAGETPDGGYEVAVLLLTDDPHEALADAPVAAPADGIREKAFGT, from the coding sequence GTGCGGGTGACCGAGTCGACACACAAAGCCCCCCGCGTCCGCGGCGAGTTCGAGGTGATCCGGGACGGCCTGCGGCTGCTGGGCCTCCGGACGCGTACGACGCGCCGCGAGCTGTTCAGGGAAGCGTTCGCGCTGACGCCGCAGCCCGCGCTGCCCCCGGACGCGCCGGTGGTGAGAGGCATGCCCCCCGCCGTCAGGCGCGTGGTCGTCCGGCTGCCGCACATGGCGATCGTCGCGCTTGCCCTGTACCTCTTCGGCTGGGGCAGCGGCTGGTACGGGATGAGCGACAGCGAGTACTACGACGAGTTCGGGACCCACGATCCGTTCGCGGGCACCCTGGAAGGCGGCCATATCGGTCTGCCCGTCAGCCTGGCCGCGGCGCTCCCCTTGCTGCTGGTCCTCTTCCGGCCGGTCGGCGCCTGGTGGCTCTCCCTGGTGGTGTGCTTCGCCATCGCGGCGACGATCACTTCGGCGGACGACTGGCCCTGGGGGGAAGCGACCTTCGTCTCGCACCTCGTGGTGCTCGCGATCGCCGCGCTGCGCCGAAGCGTCGGCACCGCCGTGGCGATGTGGCTCCTCACGACCCTGTGCGGTCTCGTCGGGTCCTGGCTGAGCCTGCGGTCCCGTGATGAAGTGAACGCCGTCCAGATGGCCGTCGCCTCCGCCGTCGTGATCGCCGTCGCCGTCTCCGTACGCGGCTGGACCGCCGCCAGCCGCCGTGCCGAGGCCAGCGGGGCGCTCACCGCCCAGGAGCGCTCCCGGCGTACGCGGCTGGAGAAGCGCACGTCCATCGCGCACGAGTTGCACGACGTCGTCGCGCACCACATGTCCGTCGTCGCGATCCAGGCGGAGGCCGCCCCCTACCGGGTAAAGAACCCGCCGCCCGAACTGACCGCGTCCTTCGCGACGATCCGGGAGAACGCCGTCGCCGCGCTCGCCGAACTCCGGCGCGTCCTGGGCGTCGTACGCACCGAGGACTACGGGACGCCGTCCGCCCCCCAGCCGACCCTCGCCGACCTGGACCGGCTGCTCGGCAACGTCCGCGACGCGGGCCTGGCCGTCGAGAAGACCGTCACCGGCGCGCGGCGTGAACTCCCGCAGGGCGTCGAGCTGTCGGCCTACCGCATCGTCCAGGAGGCCCTGAGCAACGTCCTGCGCCACGCGCCGGGCGCCCCCGCGAAGGTCGAGCTGTCGTACGTCCTGGGCGGTCTCGCCCTGCGGATCGTGAACGAGGCGCCGGCCGGCGAGCGGCCGCCGTCGCCCGGTGCCGGGCAGGGCGTCGCGGGGATGCGCGAGCGCGTCGCGATGCTGGGCGGCCGGATGACCGCGGGGGAGACCCCGGACGGCGGCTACGAGGTGGCGGTGCTGCTCCTCACCGACGACCCCCACGAAGCCCTCGCCGACGCTCCCGTGGCCGCACCCGCCGACGGCATCCGCGAGAAGGCGTTCGGCACGTGA
- a CDS encoding response regulator transcription factor encodes MTIRVLITDDQSMVREGFTVLLDAQPGIEVVGEAADGGEAVEQVGLLAPDVVLMDIRMPEVNGLEATRRIAGAGLGTKVLILTTYHLDEYVYEALRAGASGFLLKDASARQLAEGVRVVAAGEALLAPTVTKRLITAFAERKPVLNLPAETRVAGLTGRETEVLALIAQGLSNAEIAARLVVAESTVKTHVGRILEKLGLRDRTQAAIFAYETRLVQPAG; translated from the coding sequence GTGACCATCCGGGTGCTCATCACCGACGACCAGTCCATGGTGCGCGAGGGGTTCACCGTGCTGCTCGACGCCCAGCCCGGCATCGAGGTCGTCGGCGAGGCCGCCGACGGCGGGGAGGCGGTGGAGCAGGTGGGCCTGCTCGCACCCGACGTCGTGCTCATGGACATCCGGATGCCGGAGGTGAACGGGCTGGAGGCGACCCGCCGGATCGCCGGCGCCGGGCTCGGCACCAAGGTCCTGATCCTCACCACGTACCACCTCGACGAGTACGTCTACGAGGCGCTGCGCGCCGGCGCCAGCGGCTTCCTCCTCAAGGACGCCTCGGCCCGCCAGCTCGCCGAGGGCGTCCGCGTCGTCGCTGCCGGCGAGGCCCTGCTCGCGCCCACCGTCACCAAGCGCCTGATCACCGCCTTCGCCGAGCGCAAGCCGGTGCTGAACCTCCCGGCGGAGACCCGCGTCGCCGGTCTCACGGGCCGCGAGACGGAGGTGCTGGCCCTCATCGCGCAGGGGCTGTCCAACGCCGAGATCGCGGCCCGCCTCGTGGTCGCCGAGTCCACGGTCAAGACCCATGTGGGCCGGATCCTGGAGAAGCTGGGGCTGCGGGACCGCACCCAGGCCGCGATCTTCGCCTACGAGACCCGCCTCGTACAGCCCGCGGGCTGA
- a CDS encoding GTP-binding protein, which yields MAEDPSPLPVVVVAGLHREARRRAVETLLRAVPGAVAVHHDLDAIEDGRVPRTLRDADGVRERGRPRMTAPCACCAVRDDLVPTLLSLAVGGTYPLVVVELWDSVEPRALAELIAAAPAEALRLTGVVTVVDVDSLVPYLTCGEDLAEQGLALAPTDRRTVADTFARQLEYPPLLAVTCLGDPDPADVALLEQLHATARRVSLGSPELARAALAGVDVDAAATRHHPACALLPQEADGHGVATLVWRRARPLHPGRLYAALEDLTCAAVRSRGRLWLADRPDALLTWDATGGALCIEHAGPWLAALPEAAWELEPAARRVAAALDWHPEHGDRGQHLTFTGPGLDRTTLRRMLDSCLLTDAEYAAGPDGWRALSTAFDALLGIPV from the coding sequence ATGGCGGAGGATCCGTCGCCGCTTCCCGTCGTCGTCGTCGCCGGGCTTCATCGCGAGGCCCGGCGGCGGGCCGTCGAGACCCTGCTGCGGGCCGTCCCCGGCGCCGTCGCCGTGCACCACGACCTGGACGCGATCGAGGACGGCCGCGTGCCGCGCACCCTGCGGGACGCGGACGGGGTACGGGAGCGGGGGCGGCCCCGCATGACGGCGCCCTGCGCCTGCTGCGCGGTCCGCGACGACCTCGTGCCCACGCTGCTCTCCCTGGCCGTCGGCGGCACGTATCCGCTGGTCGTCGTCGAGCTGTGGGACTCGGTCGAGCCGCGCGCCCTCGCCGAGTTGATCGCCGCCGCACCCGCGGAGGCCCTCCGGCTCACCGGGGTGGTCACCGTCGTCGACGTCGACTCGCTCGTGCCGTACCTCACCTGCGGCGAGGACCTCGCCGAGCAGGGCCTGGCCCTGGCGCCCACCGACCGGCGCACCGTCGCCGACACCTTCGCCCGCCAGCTCGAATACCCACCGCTGCTGGCCGTGACCTGCCTCGGCGACCCCGACCCCGCCGACGTCGCGCTGCTCGAGCAGCTCCACGCCACCGCCCGCCGCGTGTCCCTCGGCTCGCCGGAGCTGGCCCGCGCGGCGCTGGCCGGGGTCGACGTGGACGCCGCCGCGACCCGCCACCACCCCGCCTGCGCCCTGCTGCCGCAGGAGGCCGACGGGCACGGCGTGGCCACCCTCGTCTGGCGGCGCGCCCGACCTCTGCACCCCGGCCGGCTCTACGCCGCCCTGGAGGACCTCACCTGCGCCGCCGTACGCAGCCGGGGGCGCCTGTGGCTCGCCGACCGCCCGGACGCCCTGCTGACCTGGGACGCCACCGGCGGCGCGCTCTGCATCGAGCACGCGGGACCGTGGCTGGCCGCGCTACCCGAGGCCGCCTGGGAGCTGGAGCCCGCCGCACGCCGGGTCGCCGCCGCCCTCGACTGGCACCCCGAGCACGGCGACCGCGGCCAGCACCTCACCTTCACCGGCCCGGGCCTGGACCGCACCACGCTCCGCCGGATGCTCGACTCCTGCCTGCTCACCGACGCCGAGTACGCCGCGGGCCCGGACGGCTGGCGGGCGCTGTCGACCGCCTTCGACGCCCTGCTGGGCATCCCCGTCTGA
- a CDS encoding type B 50S ribosomal protein L31: MKTGIHPSYGPVVFRDRAAGFAFLTRSTATAGPTVVWEDGNTYPVIDVEVSSASHPFYTGRTKVLDTAGRVERFRRRYAPREQ, from the coding sequence ATGAAGACCGGTATCCACCCCTCCTACGGGCCCGTCGTCTTCCGCGACCGGGCGGCGGGGTTCGCCTTCCTCACGCGGTCCACCGCTACCGCCGGGCCCACCGTCGTCTGGGAGGACGGCAACACCTACCCCGTCATCGACGTGGAGGTCTCCTCCGCCAGCCACCCCTTCTACACCGGCAGGACCAAGGTGCTGGACACCGCCGGCCGCGTCGAACGGTTCCGCCGCCGCTACGCCCCCCGGGAGCAGTGA
- the rpmG gene encoding 50S ribosomal protein L33, which translates to MASNELRPVIKLRSTAGTGYTYVTRKNRRNDPDRLLLRKYDPVARRHVTFREER; encoded by the coding sequence ATGGCCAGCAACGAGCTCCGTCCGGTGATCAAGCTCCGCTCCACGGCGGGCACCGGCTACACCTACGTCACCCGCAAGAACCGCCGGAACGACCCGGACCGGCTGCTCCTGCGCAAGTACGACCCCGTCGCGCGCCGGCACGTGACCTTCCGCGAAGAGCGCTGA
- a CDS encoding GNAT family N-acetyltransferase, translating to MPELERLRAGHAPAVLAFELANRAYFAAAVPDRGDAFFDRFPDRFGALLAEQEAGVCAFHVLVGEDGAVLGRFNLVDIEDGTAELGYRVAEHATGRGLATATVRELCRRAPGAYGLHTLRAAIVHGNAASRRVLIKAGFAAAGPADPAHLGGKQGTWYRRDLSREGPQPAV from the coding sequence ATGCCCGAGCTGGAGCGGCTGCGTGCCGGACATGCGCCCGCGGTCCTGGCGTTCGAGCTGGCGAACCGTGCCTACTTCGCGGCTGCGGTCCCCGACCGCGGCGACGCCTTCTTCGACCGTTTCCCGGACCGGTTCGGCGCGCTGCTGGCGGAGCAGGAGGCCGGCGTCTGCGCCTTCCACGTGCTGGTCGGCGAGGACGGCGCGGTGCTCGGCAGGTTCAACCTGGTCGACATCGAGGACGGGACTGCGGAACTCGGCTACCGGGTCGCGGAACACGCCACCGGCCGCGGGCTGGCGACCGCGACCGTCCGGGAGCTGTGCCGCCGGGCGCCGGGCGCGTACGGCCTGCACACCCTGCGCGCGGCCATCGTCCACGGGAACGCCGCGTCCCGCAGGGTGCTGATCAAGGCGGGTTTCGCAGCCGCGGGGCCGGCGGATCCCGCCCACCTCGGCGGCAAGCAGGGCACGTGGTACCGGCGCGACCTGTCCCGCGAGGGCCCGCAGCCCGCTGTGTAA